In one Drosophila albomicans strain 15112-1751.03 chromosome X, ASM965048v2, whole genome shotgun sequence genomic region, the following are encoded:
- the LOC117572594 gene encoding sodium-dependent nutrient amino acid transporter 1, which translates to MELKTMPQSNGANGTANNTANNTANNTANSNSNGNNNSSKTDPHEKEAQNGDQERTNWSNGLEFLMSCISVSVGLGNVWRFPFTAYENGGGAFLIPYIIVLFLIGKPMYYLEMIIGQFTSQGTVKIWSICPSFLGVGYGQAFATICIITYYSSLLALTLYYLFVSFQAELPWSYCREDWLNCVNSRPDQDTRSSLWSNVSDLLTKDNSTTTQLQSSSELYFLKEVIKEKSDISDGIGEPDWKLTIALFVSWIVIFLVIMRGVKSSGKAAYFLALFPYVVLFALLGRAVTLEGAVDGIIFFLKPQWDELLNPTVWKEAVVQCFFSLAVGCGPIIMFASYNRFNHSIYRDAMIVTTLDTLTSLLGGITIFAILGNLALNLQIENIRDVVRSGTGLAFISYPDAISKFQAVPQLFSVLFFFMLFVLGIGSIVALQSTIVTIICDQFKTWKYWKVALTTSICGFLMGLVYVTPGGQWILTLVDFYGGTYVVFILAIFELAGIVWIYGLQNLCDDIEFMCNKKVSFYWRICWFFFTPVMMIVIFIYSMVTIQPIKYSESYFPLSGDIAGWILFAVGAAQFPLWGWWYISHHMEGGFVKSFVASLRPSEKWGPANPEIRRDWLLFKSELKAKRAAQAESNKLGFFRQKLRNLFG; encoded by the exons ATGGAATTGAAGACAATGCCACAGTCGAATGGGGCCAATGGCACCGCCAACAACACCGCCAACAACACCGCCAACAACACCgctaacagcaacagcaacggcaacaacaactcgagcAAAACAGAC cCACACGAAAAGGAAGCACAAAATGGGGATCAGGAACGAACGAATTGGTCAAATGGATTGGAGTTTTTAATGTCGTGCATTTCGGTTTCGGTGGGATTGGGAAATGTTTGGAGATTTCCATTCACCGCTTATGAGAACGGAGGCGGCGCCTTTCTCATACCCTACATCATTGTGCTCTTTCTGATCG GTAAACCCATGTACTATCTGGAGATGATCATCGGACAGTTTACGAGTCAGGGCACCGTGAAGATCTGGTCAATTTGTCCCTCGTTTCTGGGCGTTGGTTATGGCCAAGCCTTTGCCACGATCTGCATCATCACCTATTATTCATCGCTGCTCGCTTTGACTCTCTACTACTTGTTCGTCTCGTTCCAAGCCGAGTTGCCTTGGTCCTATTGTCGCGAGGATTGGCTCAATTGCGTCAACTCTCGACCGGATCAGGATACTCGCTCCTCCTTGTGGAGCAATGTCAGCGATCTGCTGACGAAGGATAATTCTACAACGACGCAATTGCAAAGCAGTTCCGAATTATACTTTCT CAAAGAGGTGATCAAGGAGAAATCGGATATTTCGGATGGCATTGGCGAACCAGACTGGAAGCTAACGATCGCATTGTTCGTCTCGTGGATCGTCATCTTCCTGGTGATCATGCGAGGCGTGAAGAGCTCCGGGAAAGCAGCCTATTTCCTAGCCCTGTTTCCCTATGTGGTGCTGTTCGCTCTCCTGGGCAGAGCTGTGACTCTTGAGGGTGCTGTTGATGGCATCATCTTCTTCCTGAAGCCTCAGTGGGATGAGCTTTTAAACCCGACGGTGTGGAAGGAGGCGGTTGTTCAGTGTTTCTTCTCGCTGGCCGTTGGCTGTGGCCCCATCATCATGTTTGCCTCCTACAATCGATTCAATCACAGCATTTACAG AGATGCCATGATTGTCACCACGCTGGATACGTTGACGAGTCTATTAGGTGGCATCACCATCTTTGCCATCTTGGGCAACTTGGCTCTTAATCTGCAGATCGAGAATATTCGGGATGTGGTGCGCAGCGGGACGGGATTGGCCTTCATTTCGTATCCGGATGCGATATCCAAATTCCAGGCTGTTCCCCAACTCTTTTCGGTACTCTTCTTCTTCATGCTCTTCGTTCTGGGCATCGGATCAATTGTCGCACTCCAGAGCACCATTGTGACCATCATCTGCGATCAGTTCAAGACGTGGAAATACTGGAAGGTCGCACTAACTACATCCATCTGCGGTTTTCTCATGGGTCTCGTTTACGTCACTCCG GGAGGTCAGTGGATCCTCACGCTTGTGGACTTTTATGGCGGCACCTATGTCGTCTTTATATTGGCCATTTTTGAACTCGCTGGCATTGTGTGGATTTATG GTCTGCAAAACCTCTGCGATGACATTGAGTTCATGTGCAATAAGAAAGTGTCGTTCTACTGGCGCATTTGTTGGTTCTTCTTCACGCCCGTCATGATGATTGTGATCTTCATCTACTCGATGGTTACGATACAGCCGATCAAGTACAGTGAATCATACTTTCCACTCTCGGGAGACA TTGCTGGCTGGATACTCTTCGCTGTGGGAGCAGCACAATTTCCCCTCTGGGGCTGGTGGTACATCAGTCATCACATGGAAGGCGGCTTTGTCAAG TCTTTCGTGGCTTCTCTCCGACCGAGTGAAAAGTGGGGACCAGCTAATCCAGAGATTCGACGGGATTGGCTGCTTTTCAAGAGCGAATTAAAGGCGAAACGCGCCGCTCAAGCGGAATCGAATAAGTTGGGTTTCTTTCGTCAGAAGCTGCGCAATTTGTTTGGCTAG